Proteins from one Halopseudomonas pelagia genomic window:
- a CDS encoding TonB-dependent siderophore receptor yields MLQRKKWVLTASLVIASASTTALRAEEAPSAGQGNDVTNLAPVTVTAEKGALDESVTENTGSYTTSNMRSATGLNLAPRETPQSVAVITRQQMDDFALNDVAAALSQTTGVSVNQAESDRVFPSARGFPITHVQIDGTPVEAQSSVEGDFLADTAIYDRVEVVRGAAGLLSGAGNPSAAINLVRKRPTRTFQGSTSLSAGSWDKYRAETDLSGPLTENGRVRGRLVAAYQDNKSYMDFLHQQREVLYGIGEIDLTENTTLSFGLDYQNLGSDGTTYGEPVPLFFSNGQRTDFSRSTTTGTDWTVWDKERSIYFADLVHQFANGWNAKLSVSHLQGDYFGRMQYLSGYIDQDTGTGFNSSLNSFSVDRSQTGVNLFASGPFEFMGREHELIVGWNRARETNDREWYDPVTQPDPGSFYDWDYPRPVFNEQASRFRKATTDQSGYYSAARLSVTDAFAVVVGFRVSDWEREEWVNKQKTDEYSHTDEVTPYGGVIYDINETYSLYAGYSRIFNPQSNRDLSNQVLAPIEGTSYDAGIKAVFLNERVNASLSVFRIEQDNVAEPDRMIDGEQRYRPREGVVSKGFEAEVSGEVTPRARLYAGYTHREAEDAEGEAALTYEPEDMFRLSGTYDLLDGPHRTVVGGAVRWQGDIYKENSGPNGEKAEQGSYAVVDLMARQELLPGLTASLNLNNLLDRTYYTTFIYNGGFYGAPRNAEVKLQYAF; encoded by the coding sequence ATGTTGCAGCGCAAGAAATGGGTACTTACCGCGAGTCTGGTTATAGCCAGTGCCTCGACAACAGCATTGCGAGCCGAAGAGGCGCCAAGTGCGGGTCAAGGCAACGATGTAACCAATCTTGCACCGGTTACCGTGACCGCCGAGAAAGGCGCGCTCGACGAGAGCGTGACCGAGAACACCGGCTCCTACACCACCAGCAATATGCGCTCGGCGACCGGGCTCAATCTGGCGCCACGGGAGACACCGCAATCGGTGGCCGTTATCACCCGTCAGCAGATGGACGACTTTGCCCTGAATGACGTGGCGGCCGCGTTGAGCCAGACCACCGGCGTCAGCGTCAATCAGGCGGAAAGCGACCGGGTCTTCCCCTCGGCGCGGGGCTTCCCCATTACCCATGTGCAGATCGACGGCACCCCGGTGGAAGCGCAAAGCAGCGTGGAGGGTGACTTTCTGGCAGATACCGCGATCTATGACCGGGTGGAAGTGGTGCGCGGTGCGGCGGGTCTATTGAGTGGCGCGGGCAACCCCTCGGCTGCGATCAACCTGGTGCGCAAGCGGCCAACCCGGACATTCCAGGGCAGCACTAGTCTGAGTGCCGGTAGCTGGGACAAGTACCGCGCCGAAACCGACCTGTCCGGGCCGCTGACCGAAAACGGCCGCGTACGTGGCCGTCTGGTGGCCGCGTACCAGGACAACAAGTCCTATATGGATTTTCTTCACCAGCAACGTGAGGTGCTCTACGGTATCGGCGAGATCGACCTGACGGAAAACACCACACTGTCATTTGGCCTGGATTACCAGAACCTGGGTTCTGACGGGACCACCTACGGCGAGCCGGTGCCATTGTTCTTTTCCAACGGGCAGCGCACCGACTTTTCCCGTTCTACTACCACCGGCACTGACTGGACGGTCTGGGACAAGGAACGCAGCATCTACTTCGCCGACCTGGTGCATCAGTTCGCCAATGGCTGGAATGCCAAGCTCTCGGTGAGCCATTTGCAGGGTGATTACTTTGGCCGCATGCAGTATCTGTCTGGCTACATCGACCAGGACACCGGCACCGGCTTCAATAGCTCCCTAAACAGTTTCAGTGTCGACCGTAGCCAGACCGGGGTGAACCTGTTCGCCAGCGGGCCTTTCGAATTCATGGGGCGTGAGCACGAGCTGATAGTCGGCTGGAACCGCGCCCGGGAGACCAACGACCGGGAATGGTACGACCCGGTGACCCAGCCTGATCCCGGTAGCTTCTATGACTGGGACTATCCGCGCCCGGTGTTCAACGAGCAGGCCTCACGCTTTCGCAAGGCTACCACTGACCAGTCCGGCTATTACAGTGCGGCGCGGCTAAGCGTTACCGATGCCTTTGCCGTGGTCGTGGGGTTCCGGGTCAGCGACTGGGAGCGGGAGGAGTGGGTCAACAAGCAGAAGACTGACGAGTACAGCCATACCGATGAGGTGACCCCCTACGGCGGCGTCATCTATGACATCAATGAAACCTACTCGCTGTATGCCGGCTACAGCCGAATCTTCAATCCCCAATCCAATCGGGACCTCAGTAACCAGGTCCTCGCACCCATCGAGGGCACCAGCTATGACGCCGGCATCAAGGCCGTGTTTCTCAATGAACGTGTGAATGCGTCGCTCTCGGTGTTTCGCATCGAACAGGACAACGTAGCCGAACCGGACCGCATGATTGATGGCGAGCAGCGCTATCGCCCGCGAGAAGGGGTGGTGTCCAAAGGGTTCGAGGCGGAAGTGTCCGGCGAAGTCACGCCGCGGGCGCGCCTGTACGCCGGCTATACCCATCGCGAGGCCGAAGACGCCGAAGGTGAGGCAGCGCTGACCTACGAGCCCGAAGACATGTTCCGGCTATCCGGCACCTACGACCTGCTCGATGGACCCCACCGCACCGTGGTGGGCGGCGCGGTGCGCTGGCAGGGCGATATCTACAAGGAAAATTCCGGCCCCAATGGCGAAAAGGCAGAACAGGGCAGCTATGCAGTGGTGGACCTGATGGCTCGCCAGGAACTGCTTCCGGGTCTGACCGCCAGCCTGAACCTGAATAACCTGCTGGACCGTACTTACTACACCACCTTTATCTATAACGGGGGTTTCTATGGCGCACCGCGCAATGCCGAAGTAAAGCTGCAATATGCGTTCTGA
- a CDS encoding TonB-dependent siderophore receptor yields the protein MSHSLRLSSPAIRRSLLSLSISLAVAGISPVSAQSATEASTQNDESITLEAVTVTAKAGRTPTTEGTESYTTDSMNTATRLSLPIRQTPQSVSVVTRQVIDDMALESITDVVNMTTGVSSKAFDSSRSGFSARGFDITNLQIDGVPTTWTSGWAAGETEMDTVLYDRVEIVRGATGLVTGAGNPSAAINLVRKRADSDQLTGFVSGQAGSWDRYQGTFDVADALNQSGTIRGRVVGSYLQQDSYIDLLETEKSVLFGTLGIDLTERTLLNLGASYQENSPTGSMWGGLPTWFSDGTRTDWSRSKTNGTDWSEWASEHTTYYANLEHVFDSGVKLYAAYTRSINEGDLRLLWLSGAPDKTTGLGMSGGASWYDVRREQDTLDLYVNTPFRFAGREHEFTVGLMHSQQELVTDNRPRLGTSPTGNYYEWDGSHPEPQWGPSSTYTTQDIDQLGAYAVARLQLADPLQLIIGSRISNWDTNGRKWDGELYEFDHDRELTPYAGLIYDINDQHSAYVSYSEIFNPQEYQDRNGDFLEPLEGQNYEAGVKGEYFAGRLNASLALFRIEQDNLAQPDVGAVVPGGIAQAYYPAQGTTSDGYEIELSGALSDNWNLLFGWAQFSAKDADGEPVNTRFPRRTANVFSTYRLDRLTLGGGVNWEDGNYTVATNPLGEKEKLEQPSYALVNVMARYQLSDALSAQLNIDNLLDKKYYSQIGFYSQYAYGEPRNGKLTLKYSF from the coding sequence ATGTCCCATTCCCTGCGTTTATCCAGTCCTGCCATCCGTCGCTCGCTATTGTCCCTCAGCATCAGTCTCGCCGTCGCAGGCATCTCACCGGTCTCGGCTCAGAGTGCCACAGAAGCATCAACGCAGAATGATGAAAGCATAACGCTTGAGGCGGTCACGGTTACGGCGAAGGCGGGCAGAACCCCCACTACCGAAGGCACCGAATCCTACACCACCGATTCGATGAATACCGCCACCCGGCTCTCGCTACCCATTCGCCAAACACCCCAGTCGGTCTCGGTGGTCACCCGCCAGGTAATCGATGACATGGCGCTGGAGTCGATTACGGACGTGGTGAACATGACCACCGGTGTGTCCAGCAAGGCGTTTGACAGTTCGCGCAGCGGATTTTCCGCGCGCGGGTTTGATATTACCAATCTGCAGATCGACGGCGTGCCGACGACCTGGACCAGCGGTTGGGCTGCGGGTGAAACCGAGATGGATACAGTTCTATATGACCGGGTGGAGATCGTCCGCGGCGCGACCGGCCTGGTCACCGGAGCCGGCAACCCGTCGGCAGCGATCAACCTGGTACGCAAGCGTGCCGACAGTGACCAGCTCACAGGATTTGTCAGTGGTCAGGCGGGCTCATGGGATCGTTACCAGGGCACCTTCGACGTGGCTGATGCGCTGAATCAAAGCGGCACGATCCGCGGCCGGGTAGTCGGCAGTTATCTGCAGCAGGACTCCTATATAGATCTGCTGGAAACGGAAAAATCGGTACTCTTCGGTACGCTTGGGATCGATCTTACCGAGCGGACCCTGCTTAATCTGGGCGCAAGTTACCAGGAGAACAGCCCGACCGGTTCGATGTGGGGTGGTTTGCCGACCTGGTTCAGCGACGGTACGCGCACCGACTGGAGTCGGTCGAAAACCAACGGCACCGATTGGTCGGAATGGGCTTCCGAGCACACGACATATTATGCCAACCTCGAGCACGTATTTGATTCCGGGGTGAAGTTATACGCGGCCTACACCCGCAGCATCAACGAGGGTGATCTGCGCCTGCTCTGGCTGTCCGGCGCACCTGACAAGACAACCGGGCTGGGCATGAGTGGCGGCGCCAGCTGGTACGACGTCAGGCGCGAACAGGACACCCTGGACCTCTACGTCAACACTCCCTTCCGCTTTGCCGGTCGTGAACACGAGTTCACCGTCGGGCTCATGCATAGCCAGCAGGAGCTGGTAACTGACAACCGCCCGCGACTGGGGACATCACCGACGGGTAACTACTACGAGTGGGACGGTTCCCACCCCGAGCCGCAATGGGGTCCCTCCAGCACCTATACCACCCAGGATATCGACCAGCTGGGTGCTTACGCAGTCGCACGCCTGCAACTGGCTGACCCCCTGCAACTGATCATTGGTAGCCGCATAAGCAACTGGGACACCAACGGCAGGAAATGGGATGGCGAGCTGTATGAGTTTGATCACGACAGGGAACTGACACCTTATGCCGGCCTGATCTACGACATCAACGATCAGCATTCAGCCTATGTCAGTTACTCGGAGATTTTCAATCCGCAGGAATATCAGGACCGCAACGGCGATTTCCTGGAGCCGCTCGAGGGCCAGAACTACGAAGCCGGGGTCAAGGGTGAGTACTTTGCCGGCCGCTTGAACGCCTCGCTCGCCTTGTTCCGCATAGAGCAGGACAACCTCGCCCAGCCGGACGTCGGAGCGGTTGTGCCTGGTGGAATAGCTCAGGCGTACTACCCCGCGCAAGGGACCACCAGCGATGGTTATGAGATCGAGCTTTCCGGCGCGCTGTCCGACAACTGGAACCTGTTGTTTGGCTGGGCCCAGTTCAGTGCCAAGGACGCCGACGGAGAGCCGGTGAATACGAGGTTCCCGCGACGCACGGCGAATGTCTTCAGTACCTACCGTCTTGACCGGCTGACCCTGGGCGGCGGTGTCAACTGGGAGGATGGCAACTACACAGTGGCGACCAATCCGCTGGGCGAGAAGGAAAAGCTCGAGCAGCCATCCTACGCCCTGGTCAATGTCATGGCCCGCTACCAGCTCAGCGACGCCCTCAGTGCCCAGTTGAATATCGATAACCTGCTCGACAAGAAGTATTACAGCCAGATCGGCTTCTATAGCCAGTACGCCTATGGCGAGCCGCGTAACGGCAAGCTCACCCTCAAGTACAGCTTTTGA
- a CDS encoding PA3496 family putative envelope integrity protein, translating into MTVDQDNLDDSTSNVRKQRRQQEDKKRMAYRRAIEDYRESKALHALVCDFPDLIGTPQNHQRLH; encoded by the coding sequence ATGACTGTTGACCAGGACAACCTTGACGACTCTACCAGCAACGTACGTAAACAACGGCGCCAGCAGGAAGACAAGAAGCGCATGGCCTACCGCCGTGCGATCGAGGACTATCGGGAAAGCAAGGCGCTGCACGCGCTGGTGTGCGACTTCCCCGATCTGATCGGTACTCCGCAGAACCACCAGCGCCTGCATTGA